The DNA region CATTAGCACCACGCCTACGAGCAGGCCCACGATCACTGCAACCACAGGGACAAGCAGCCCCGACCAGATCGACTTGTTCGTGGCCTTCACCTGCCACTCACCCCCGCTTTCTGCCTTGCGGCGCCTGCCATCATGAGCCCAAGCTGCTCCTCAGTGGCCTCGCTGCGGTCGAGCATGCCAACGATCTCGCCCTCATAGATGACAGCGATTCGATCGGCAAGCGCCATGATCTCATCAAGCTCCAGGGAGACGAGGAGGACCGCCTTCCCGGCGTCGCGCGCCTCCACAAGCCTGTGGTGGACGAACTCAATCGCTCCCACGTCGAGGCCGCGAGTTGGCTGCGCCGCCACGATGAGGTTGGGCTTGCGCGATAGCTCCCTTGCGACGATGACCTTCTGCTGGTTCCCGCCTGACAGCGATCCCGCCAACACGTCCTCGTTCGGGGTGCGAACGTCGTATTCCTGGATCAGCCTGCGCGCCTCGGAATGGATCGTGTCCCAAGCCAACTGCCCGCCACGGCTGAATGGAGGCTTGTAGTACTGTTGCAGGATCATGTTCTCAGCCACGGTGAAATCCAACACCAGGCCATGGCGATGGCGGTCTGCAGGAATATGGACAATCCCCGCCTCGAAAACATGCCTCGGCGAATGGTTTGTGACGTCTTTTCCTCCAATGACAACCGTGCCTGCCGCAGCCCTGCGCATTCCAGTGATGGCCTCAATGAGCTCGCTCTGTCCGTTGCCATCAACACCGGCTATGCCGAGTATCTCACCGCCGCGAACTGAGAACGAGACACCGCGCACTGCCAGGAGGCGCCGGTTATCAAGGACCCGCAACCCGTCTACGACCAGCACGTCCGCCCCTGGATTCGACGGCCCCTTCTCAACCA from Clostridia bacterium includes:
- a CDS encoding ABC transporter ATP-binding protein, with protein sequence MRGITKAFPGILANDAVDFTLKEGEIHTLLGENGAGKTTLMKILYGLYRAEAGTITVRGKEAQISEPNDALKLGIGMVHQHFMLIPQFTVAENLVLGDEPTHNLVFMDMKAAVARVREISEQYGLAIDPNAKVMNISVGMQQRVEILKALLRGADILILDEPTAVLTPQEVSELFTIMRNLRATGKSIIFISHKLKEVMAVSDRVTVISRGKVVGSVATSSTDTHQLARMMVGRDVELVVEKGPSNPGADVLVVDGLRVLDNRRLLAVRGVSFSVRGGEILGIAGVDGNGQSELIEAITGMRRAAAGTVVIGGKDVTNHSPRHVFEAGIVHIPADRHRHGLVLDFTVAENMILQQYYKPPFSRGGQLAWDTIHSEARRLIQEYDVRTPNEDVLAGSLSGGNQQKVIVARELSRKPNLIVAAQPTRGLDVGAIEFVHHRLVEARDAGKAVLLVSLELDEIMALADRIAVIYEGEIVGMLDRSEATEEQLGLMMAGAARQKAGVSGR